A stretch of DNA from Candidatus Pseudomonas phytovorans:
TCAGTGAATACGAGGCCCAGGGCACATCGGCATTCATCCTCTCAGGCTTCCCGCTGATTGATGAGGCACACCGGGTGGCAGATCTGCTGTTCCCGCTGCTGGACCTGGACCATGGCTTTGAAGTGCCGCGCCTGGGCGCAGCCAGCAAGCCCGGCGTGGCGCAACCGGCATGAGGAGAGGGTGATGAGCGAGCTGTTTTCGCGCCGGGTGTTTCTCGGCAACAGCCTGGCCGTTGGCGGCGGCCTGATTCTCGGCGGTGGGCTGCTCAGCGGCTGCGACAGCGGCGCGCCGGCAGCGGCCAGTGCGGCGCTGCCGGGAACGCCGGTGCACGGTGGACGCCTGCGGGTAGGCATTATCGATGGTGACCAGGCCGGCAACCTTGATGCGCACAAGCCGGTGGGTGGCGGTATCATCCGTGGCTGGGCGCTGTACGCCAAATTCTGGGAATGGAACGCCGACGTCAGCACGCGCCTGGCACTGGCCGAGTTCGCCGAGCCGAATGCCGACGCCAGCGCCTGGACCATCCGCCTCAAGCCTGGGCTGGAATTCCACCACGGCAAGAGCATCACCGCCGACGACATGCTGTTCTCGATTCTGCGCTTGACCGACCCGCAACTGGCTTCGCCATTCGCCGGCCTGGTCGGCGCGATTGATCGACAGGCCCTGCGCAAGCTGGATGAGCGCACCATTGAAATACGTTTCAAGCAGGGGCAAAGCTTCTACCCACTGGATGAAACGTTGATCAGCTTCGGCGGCATCGTGCCTACCGACTACCACCCGGTGACCAAACCGGTGGGTGCCGGGCCGTACCGCCTGAAAAGCTTCATCCCCGGCCAGCGCTCGCTGTACACCCGTTTTGAAAATTACTTCAAGCCCAATCGCCCCTATGCGGACGAGCTGGAAATCATCGAATTCAAGGATCAGGTCTCGCGGGCTGCTGCGCTGCGCGCCGGGCAGATCGACGTGGCCAGTGGTGTGCAGGCCGAGCACAGCGCACTGCTCAAGGCCGACCCACGGCTGCGCCTGTATGCCTCGCCAACCACCTCGTTCACTGGTTTCAACCTGAACCTGGCCAAGGCGCCGTTTCAGGATGTGCGCGTGCGCCAGGCATTCCGCCTGCTGGCCGACCGCCAGGAACTGGTGGCGCGTGGGCTCAATGGCTTTGGCCGGGTGGCGAACGACTTGTATTCGCCTCACGACCCAACCTACAACCACGCCATTGCCCAGCGCCCGTACGACCTGGACCAGGCACGTTCGCTGCTGCGCCAGGCTGGGCAAACTGACCTGCGCGTCGAGCTGACCACCACGCCGGGGCCTGGCGTCAACGCCGCGTTGGTGTTTGCCCAGCAGGCCCTGAAGGCTGGAGTACAGGTGAAGGTCAACCAAGTCGATGGTTCGGTATTCAATGGCCCGCAACGTGAGCAATGGGAACTTTCGCCGGGCTCGACGCCGGCGCGCGGCTTTCTCGCCTCGGCGCTGCACAACGATGCGCCACAGGCCATCTACAACCGCAGCAACTTCCACGACCCACGCTTTACCGAACTGTTCCAGCAAGCCCTGGCCCAGCCCGACCTGGCGCGGCGCAAGGCCTTGGTACACGAAGCCCAGGCCATCCAGCATGAACGTGGCGGGTTGCTGATCTGGGGTTTTTCTGACGTGCTCGATGCAGCGTCGGCCAAGGTTGGCGGGCTTACCCCGGAACAGACCACTTTCGCTTCCTGGCGCTTTGACGAACTCTGGTTGAACCCCAATGCCTGATACTCGACACACACCCCGCACGCCGGCCTGGCTGGCCTGGTTCATTGGCCGCCTCGGTTACGGGCTGCTGACCGCCTGGGTGATCAGTCTGGTGGTGTTCATCGCCACCCAGGCGCTGCCCTCGGACCCGGCGCGGGTGATTCTCGGCCCGGATGCGCCGTTGGAAAGCATCCTCACCCTGCAACGGCAACTGGGCCTCGACCAACCGATCCTGCTGCAGTATCTGCGATGGCTTGGCGCCGTATTACGCGGGGACCTGGGCATTTCCCTGGACTCCCAGGTACCGGTGGCGCAGCTGTTGTTCGGCCGCCTCGGCCACACCCTGGCCTTGCTGGTCGGGGTGTTGGCGCTGGTCGTGCCGCTGGCGTTGCTGCTGGGGGTAAGCCTGGCCCTACGACGTGACAGCAGGCTTGACCGCTGGGGGCTTTCGGCGTTGATCCTGCTCAAGGCCACGCCGGGTTTTCTGCTGGCCATCGGCCTGGTGCTGCTGTTTTCCATGCCGGGCATGGGCTGGCTGCCGGCGGTGTCGATCCTCGACCTCCAGCTGCCGCTGTGGCGGCAGTGGCCGTCGCTGGTGCTACCGGTCGTGGCGCTGAGCCT
This window harbors:
- a CDS encoding ABC transporter substrate-binding protein; translation: MSELFSRRVFLGNSLAVGGGLILGGGLLSGCDSGAPAAASAALPGTPVHGGRLRVGIIDGDQAGNLDAHKPVGGGIIRGWALYAKFWEWNADVSTRLALAEFAEPNADASAWTIRLKPGLEFHHGKSITADDMLFSILRLTDPQLASPFAGLVGAIDRQALRKLDERTIEIRFKQGQSFYPLDETLISFGGIVPTDYHPVTKPVGAGPYRLKSFIPGQRSLYTRFENYFKPNRPYADELEIIEFKDQVSRAAALRAGQIDVASGVQAEHSALLKADPRLRLYASPTTSFTGFNLNLAKAPFQDVRVRQAFRLLADRQELVARGLNGFGRVANDLYSPHDPTYNHAIAQRPYDLDQARSLLRQAGQTDLRVELTTTPGPGVNAALVFAQQALKAGVQVKVNQVDGSVFNGPQREQWELSPGSTPARGFLASALHNDAPQAIYNRSNFHDPRFTELFQQALAQPDLARRKALVHEAQAIQHERGGLLIWGFSDVLDAASAKVGGLTPEQTTFASWRFDELWLNPNA
- a CDS encoding ABC transporter permease, which gives rise to MPDTRHTPRTPAWLAWFIGRLGYGLLTAWVISLVVFIATQALPSDPARVILGPDAPLESILTLQRQLGLDQPILLQYLRWLGAVLRGDLGISLDSQVPVAQLLFGRLGHTLALLVGVLALVVPLALLLGVSLALRRDSRLDRWGLSALILLKATPGFLLAIGLVLLFSMPGMGWLPAVSILDLQLPLWRQWPSLVLPVVALSLTALPYLTRMVRASMIEALESEYVIAARLRGIPERRIVWRHTLPNALTPAIQGVALTLRTLVGGALLAEVIFSYPGIGTALNAAIQMRDLPMIQAVVLVITLAVVLINLLADLLTVLLTPKLRTARRVRMIRRIRRGIRPWWRRARSTPAQEATHD